A single genomic interval of Euwallacea similis isolate ESF13 chromosome 2, ESF131.1, whole genome shotgun sequence harbors:
- the Fer2 gene encoding helix-loop-helix protein 13 isoform X3 → MSRGQLPDSSSSPPINMQYGYNTGELSEDELSDLPSCAFASRSMNSNLQHHYLTSLHHSTEPNPCGSSSSNLSSSEFYGSSPYRVQRHAANIRERKRMLSSINSAFDELRMHVPTFPYEKRLSKIDTLRLAIAYIALLREVLTADCDPLTYVERCLRGEIKADRANWNTSDLTARLSWINWENLGVTPGRRSALTSLALNCPENVNQQ, encoded by the exons ATGAGCAGAGGTCAGTTACCAGATTCGTCTAGTTCACCACCCATCAA CATGCAATATGGATACAATACTGGAGAATTATCCGAAGACGAGCTTTCAGACCTGCCAAGCTGCGCTTTCGCGTCCAGATCTATGAACTCAAACCTCCAACATCATTACCTAACTTCGTTACACCACAGCACTG AGCCAAATCCATGTGGTTCTTCCAGCTCCAACTTGAgttcttcagaattttatgGATCGTCTCCATACAGGGTGCAAAGACATGCGGCCAACATCCGGGAAAGGAAACGCATGCTGAG CAGTATAAACTCCGCTTTCGACGAACTGCGAATGCACGTGCCAACCTTCCCTTACGAGAAGAGGTTGTCCAAAATCGACACCCTTCGACTAGCAATCGCCTACATAGCCCTGTTGAGGGAGGTTTTGACTGCCGATTGCGACCCCCTTACGTACGTGGAGCGCTGCTTGAGGGGTGAAATTAAAGCGGATCGGGCTAATTGGAATACTAGCG ATTTAACTGCCAGGTTGTCATGGATCAACTGGGAGAATTTGGGAGTGACTCCTGGTAGACGCAGTGCCCTCACCTCGCTTGCATTAAACTGCCCAGAGAACGTGAATCAACAATAG
- the LOC136419305 gene encoding zinc finger protein 679-like, which produces MDKVIEEGALRLLITESTCDVILSCSDHRLMAHKLILSIASPVLRELLQKHSFEATPVLILPDIKGSTMSQILDYIYTGTVVIYTLEEFLSVAKFLKISVNTQDIENNVKKRDGFLIDYSKAIAKSDEDKGNDLVKPNLDKDLTKKPQKMLPDLLPIDFGLKKPKNRISEVVVPSPWCRRDETSFLGDPRVVSPSREKHEDSNNNNFQVGGIKKSSKCLDTIINNLYLNNPEIRKEMLEINSAIEKPHESSCYPYVTPPQDKIELPKFTNFPFSRHLTNLSHFGQKTLDHEDFSNEVSTQNYPECSSSSNVPRTEDSIKTNECAISDNYSNHPLVNSGESSSEDKHEDDKKGAKKKLFKCEECGKCFSQLRNYKYHRSMHEGTKEFSARCPECDKTFNDRGYLSSHMKIHRDRKEYACPHCPKRFNQKVAYNMHLRIHTGVKPHECPTCGKSFSRKMLLKQHQRVHTGERPYSCPECGKSFADRSNMSLHARLHTGVKPYACTLCPKSFTKKHHLKTHMNFHTGLKPYSCENCGLAFSQSSNMRTHYKKCVLKDRSDLVAE; this is translated from the exons ATGGACAAAGTAATCGAGGAAGGGGCTTTAAGGCTGCTCATCACCGAATCAACGTGTGATGTTATTCTGAGCTGCAGTGATCATCGGCTGATGGCTCATAAACTCATCCTATCGATCGCCAGTCCGGTATTGAGG GAGCTGCTTCAAAAGCATTCATTTGAAGCCACCCCAGTGCTGATCCTGCCAGACATCAAAGGCTCGACAATGTCTCAAATTCTCGACTATATCTACACAGGAACAGTGGTAATTTACACTCTAGAGGAGTTCCTATCGGTGGCCAAATTCCTGAAGATCTCAGTAAATACTCAGGACATTGAGAATAACGTTAAGAAGCGTGATGGCTTCCTCATAGATTATAGCAAAGCTATCGCTAAATCTGACGAGGATAAGGGGAATGATTTGGTTAAACCGAACTTGGACAAGGACTTGACGAAAAAGCCGCAGAAGATGTTACCTGACCTCCTGCCCATCGATTTTGGCTTGAAGAAACCCAAAAACAGAATCTCAGAGGTGGTTGTTCCCAGTCCTTGGTGTCGCAGGGATGAAACGAGTTTTCTTGGCGATCCCAGAGTCGTCTCTCCATCACGCGAG aaGCACGAAGACAGCAACAATAACAACTTTCAAGTGGGAGGTATCAAGAAATCATCCAAATGCCTGGACACTATAATCAACAACTTGTACCTGAACAATCCAGAAATCCGGAAAGAAATGCTCGAAATTAATTCAGCTATAGAAAAGCCCCATGAGTCTAGTTGTTATCCATACGTAACACCTCCTCAAGACAAGATAGAATTGCCCAAATTCACCAACTTCCCCTTTTCAAGGCATTTGACAAACCTCTCACATTTTGGCCAGAAAACTCTGGACCATGAAGATTTTTCCAACGAAGTTTCCACTCAGAATTATCCAGAATGTTCCTCTTCAAGTAATGTGCCCAGAACTGAGGACTCGATAAAGACTAACGAGTGCGCGATAAGTGACAATTATTCCAATCACCCTTTAGTGAATAGTGGCGAGTCCAGTAGTGAGGACAAACATGAGGACGATAAGAAAGGTGCGAAGAAGAAGTTGTTCAAATGCGAAGAGTGCGGGAAGTGTTTTAGTCAGTTGAGAAACTACAAATATCACAG ATCCATGCATGAAGGCACCAAAGAATTCTCAGCAAGATGCCCTGAATGCGATAAAACTTTCAATGACAGGGGATACCTTAGCAGTCACATGAAGATTCACAGAGATAGAAAGGAATATGCTTGTCCCCACTGTCCAAAGAGATTCAACCAAAAAGTGGCCTACAATATGCATTTGAGAATACACACAG GTGTTAAGCCTCATGAATGTCCCACTTGCGGGAAGAGCTTCTCCAGAAAAATGCTCCTCAAGCAGCACCAAAGAGTCCATACCGGAGAACGGCCTTATTCTTGTCCAGAGTGCGGGAAATCGTTTGCTGATCGATCTAATATGAGCTTACATGCCAGGCTTCACACAG GGGTAAAGCCTTACGCATGCACCCTTTGCCCGAAGAGTTTCACCAAAAAACATCATCTAAAGACGCACATGAATTTCCACACTGGCCTTAAACCTTATAGTTGTGAGAACTGCGGCTTGGCCTTTTCGCAGAGCAGCAATATGAGGACTCATTATAAGAAGTGTGTATTGAAGGATCGGTCTGACTTGGTTGCCGAGTGA
- the Fer2 gene encoding helix-loop-helix protein 13 isoform X2 — translation MSRGQLPDSSSSPPINMQYGYNTGELSEDELSDLPSCAFASRSMNSNLQHHYLTSLHHSTEPNPCGSSSSNLSSSEFYGSSPYRVQRHAANIRERKRMLRSAIGPTGINSAFDELRMHVPTFPYEKRLSKIDTLRLAIAYIALLREVLTADCDPLTYVERCLRGEIKADRANWNTSDLTARLSWINWENLGVTPGRRSALTSLALNCPENVNQQ, via the exons ATGAGCAGAGGTCAGTTACCAGATTCGTCTAGTTCACCACCCATCAA CATGCAATATGGATACAATACTGGAGAATTATCCGAAGACGAGCTTTCAGACCTGCCAAGCTGCGCTTTCGCGTCCAGATCTATGAACTCAAACCTCCAACATCATTACCTAACTTCGTTACACCACAGCACTG AGCCAAATCCATGTGGTTCTTCCAGCTCCAACTTGAgttcttcagaattttatgGATCGTCTCCATACAGGGTGCAAAGACATGCGGCCAACATCCGGGAAAGGAAACGCATGCTGAGGTCTGCTATTGGACCCACCGG TATAAACTCCGCTTTCGACGAACTGCGAATGCACGTGCCAACCTTCCCTTACGAGAAGAGGTTGTCCAAAATCGACACCCTTCGACTAGCAATCGCCTACATAGCCCTGTTGAGGGAGGTTTTGACTGCCGATTGCGACCCCCTTACGTACGTGGAGCGCTGCTTGAGGGGTGAAATTAAAGCGGATCGGGCTAATTGGAATACTAGCG ATTTAACTGCCAGGTTGTCATGGATCAACTGGGAGAATTTGGGAGTGACTCCTGGTAGACGCAGTGCCCTCACCTCGCTTGCATTAAACTGCCCAGAGAACGTGAATCAACAATAG
- the Fer2 gene encoding helix-loop-helix protein 13 isoform X4, whose protein sequence is MSRGQLPDSSSSPPINMQYGYNTGELSEDELSDLPSCAFASRSMNSNLQHHYLTSLHHSTEPNPCGSSSSNLSSSEFYGSSPYRVQRHAANIRERKRMLSINSAFDELRMHVPTFPYEKRLSKIDTLRLAIAYIALLREVLTADCDPLTYVERCLRGEIKADRANWNTSDLTARLSWINWENLGVTPGRRSALTSLALNCPENVNQQ, encoded by the exons ATGAGCAGAGGTCAGTTACCAGATTCGTCTAGTTCACCACCCATCAA CATGCAATATGGATACAATACTGGAGAATTATCCGAAGACGAGCTTTCAGACCTGCCAAGCTGCGCTTTCGCGTCCAGATCTATGAACTCAAACCTCCAACATCATTACCTAACTTCGTTACACCACAGCACTG AGCCAAATCCATGTGGTTCTTCCAGCTCCAACTTGAgttcttcagaattttatgGATCGTCTCCATACAGGGTGCAAAGACATGCGGCCAACATCCGGGAAAGGAAACGCATGCTGAG TATAAACTCCGCTTTCGACGAACTGCGAATGCACGTGCCAACCTTCCCTTACGAGAAGAGGTTGTCCAAAATCGACACCCTTCGACTAGCAATCGCCTACATAGCCCTGTTGAGGGAGGTTTTGACTGCCGATTGCGACCCCCTTACGTACGTGGAGCGCTGCTTGAGGGGTGAAATTAAAGCGGATCGGGCTAATTGGAATACTAGCG ATTTAACTGCCAGGTTGTCATGGATCAACTGGGAGAATTTGGGAGTGACTCCTGGTAGACGCAGTGCCCTCACCTCGCTTGCATTAAACTGCCCAGAGAACGTGAATCAACAATAG
- the Fer2 gene encoding helix-loop-helix protein 13 isoform X1, translating into MSRGQLPDSSSSPPINMQYGYNTGELSEDELSDLPSCAFASRSMNSNLQHHYLTSLHHSTEPNPCGSSSSNLSSSEFYGSSPYRVQRHAANIRERKRMLRSAIGPTGSINSAFDELRMHVPTFPYEKRLSKIDTLRLAIAYIALLREVLTADCDPLTYVERCLRGEIKADRANWNTSDLTARLSWINWENLGVTPGRRSALTSLALNCPENVNQQ; encoded by the exons ATGAGCAGAGGTCAGTTACCAGATTCGTCTAGTTCACCACCCATCAA CATGCAATATGGATACAATACTGGAGAATTATCCGAAGACGAGCTTTCAGACCTGCCAAGCTGCGCTTTCGCGTCCAGATCTATGAACTCAAACCTCCAACATCATTACCTAACTTCGTTACACCACAGCACTG AGCCAAATCCATGTGGTTCTTCCAGCTCCAACTTGAgttcttcagaattttatgGATCGTCTCCATACAGGGTGCAAAGACATGCGGCCAACATCCGGGAAAGGAAACGCATGCTGAGGTCTGCTATTGGACCCACCGG CAGTATAAACTCCGCTTTCGACGAACTGCGAATGCACGTGCCAACCTTCCCTTACGAGAAGAGGTTGTCCAAAATCGACACCCTTCGACTAGCAATCGCCTACATAGCCCTGTTGAGGGAGGTTTTGACTGCCGATTGCGACCCCCTTACGTACGTGGAGCGCTGCTTGAGGGGTGAAATTAAAGCGGATCGGGCTAATTGGAATACTAGCG ATTTAACTGCCAGGTTGTCATGGATCAACTGGGAGAATTTGGGAGTGACTCCTGGTAGACGCAGTGCCCTCACCTCGCTTGCATTAAACTGCCCAGAGAACGTGAATCAACAATAG
- the Vta1 gene encoding vacuolar protein sorting-associated protein VTA1 homolog — MPFPPVPPEIKPVAHLMKLAEEHEARNIVVAYWARMAACRLALKMVPGKKSPEVTGLIGEILNWLEKTKQENKGNDGITNETAAQALIEEYALNLFSHAEKQDAAEIFNKNTVKTFYTAGMLFDVLEQFSLSEDLHEKQKYAKWKAAYIHNCLKSGERPQPGPPNSGAEENKMIHISELPEEEQQRLLEEKRKLQEELDRKRKEDEDQEILGQMNEFGNGLPKSADAQGPPNNMGFPPANTSSADNAFQFPKYSPVSPNIPQQPGSVTPNIPTTPQGPTTYSLPSITNDGTPTTGQVSLSPEQIQLAQKYSKFATSALNHDDVKTAVGYLQKALNLLQFGKE, encoded by the exons ATGCCTTTTCCTCCAGTGCCCCCTGAAATAAAACCCGTAGCTCATTTGATGAAGCTGGCAGAAGAACATGAAGCTAGGAACATTGTTGTAGCTTACTGGG CTCGAATGGCAGCATGTCGACTGGCCCTAAAAATGGTGCCAGGTAAGAAATCTCCTGAGGTCACGGGCCTAATTGGTGAGATTCTAAATTGgcttgaaaaaacaaaacaagagAATAAAGGTAATGATGGCATTACCAATGAAACTGCAGCCCAAGCTCTGATAGAGGAATATGCTTTGAATTTGTTTAGTCATGCTGAGAAGCAGGATGCTGCTGAGATATTTAACAA AAACACAGTCAAGACATTTTACACTGCTGGCATGCTTTTTGACGTCCTTGAACAATTCAGTCTCAGTGAGGACCTacatgaaaaacaaaaatatgccAAATGGAAGGCTGCCTATATTCATAATTGCCTGAAAAGTGGAGAAAGACCTCAGCCAGGGCCACCCAATTCTGGAGCTGAAGAAAATAAGATGATCCACATTAGTGAGCTCCCTGAAGAAGAACAACAAAGACTTTTAGAAGAGAAGAGAAAGCTGCAAGAAGAGTTGGACCGAAAACGGAAAGAAGATGAAGATCAAGAAATATTAGGTCAAATGAATGAGTTTGGGAATGGTTTGCCTAAATCTGCAGATGCTCAGGGGCCTCCGAATAACATGGGTTTTCCTCCTGCAAATACAAGCAGTGCAGATAATGCATTTCAGTTTCCCAAATATTCCCCA GTCAGCCCAAATATCCCTCAACAGCCGGGATCAGTAACCCCTAACATTCCAACTACCCCTCAAGGTCCAACCACCTATAGCTTACCGTCCATCACCAATGACGGTACTCCCACCACCGGCCAAGTGTCTCTTTCTCCCGAGCAGATCCAGTTGGCGCAGAAATACAGTAAATTCGCCACCAGTGCCTTGAATCACGACGACGTCAAAACTGCCGTGGGGTATCTGCAGAAAGCATTGAATTTGCTGCAGTTTGGAAAAGAATAA